In a single window of the Leisingera daeponensis DSM 23529 genome:
- the folE2 gene encoding GTP cyclohydrolase FolE2, with the protein MNIHNRDAAEAPDREAAAAALDVLRAWAGTVSETEIAELDPAVARLLPGREVGNYPDLSRTYPGDFKSDEAYRATLPDLQNGPTSLIRGAKEQIQHVGISNFRLPIRFHTRDDGDLTLETSVTGTVSLDAGKKGINMSRIMRTFYKHAERTFSFEVMASALDDYLSDLDSPDARIQMRFSFPARVSSLRSGLSGYQYYDFALELVDHDGVREKIMHLDYVYSSTCPCSLELSEHARQARGQLATPHSQRSVARISVQSVPGSGCLWFEDLIELCRKAVPTETQVMVKREDEQAFAELNAANPIFVEDAARLFCEALQGDPRIGDFRVVASHQESLHSHDAVSVLTQGELFKAMSLDPKLFATLIHHG; encoded by the coding sequence ATGAACATTCACAACCGCGACGCTGCCGAGGCGCCGGACCGCGAGGCAGCCGCCGCCGCGCTGGATGTGCTGCGGGCCTGGGCCGGCACCGTGAGCGAGACCGAGATTGCCGAGCTGGATCCGGCGGTTGCGCGGCTGCTGCCGGGCCGCGAGGTCGGCAATTATCCGGATCTGTCGCGGACCTACCCCGGGGATTTCAAATCCGACGAGGCCTATCGCGCGACGCTGCCCGATTTGCAGAACGGGCCGACCAGCCTGATCCGCGGCGCCAAGGAGCAGATCCAGCACGTGGGGATTTCGAACTTCCGGCTGCCGATCCGCTTTCACACCCGCGACGACGGCGACCTGACGCTGGAAACCAGCGTCACCGGCACCGTGTCCCTGGATGCGGGCAAGAAGGGCATTAACATGTCCCGGATCATGCGCACCTTCTACAAGCACGCGGAGCGCACGTTCAGCTTTGAGGTCATGGCCAGCGCGCTGGACGACTACCTGAGCGATCTGGACAGCCCGGATGCGCGCATCCAGATGCGGTTTTCCTTCCCGGCACGGGTCAGCAGCCTGCGCTCCGGCCTCAGCGGTTATCAGTATTACGACTTTGCGCTGGAGCTGGTGGACCACGACGGGGTGCGTGAGAAGATCATGCATCTGGACTATGTCTATTCCTCGACCTGCCCGTGCTCGCTGGAGCTGTCGGAGCACGCCCGCCAGGCGCGGGGGCAATTGGCGACGCCGCATTCGCAGCGCTCCGTGGCGCGGATTTCGGTGCAGTCGGTGCCGGGCAGCGGCTGCCTGTGGTTCGAGGACCTGATCGAGCTGTGCCGCAAGGCGGTGCCGACCGAGACCCAGGTGATGGTGAAGCGCGAGGACGAGCAGGCCTTTGCCGAGCTGAACGCCGCCAACCCGATCTTTGTCGAGGATGCGGCGCGGCTGTTTTGCGAGGCGCTGCAGGGCGATCCGCGGATCGGCGATTTCCGGGTGGTGGCCAGCCATCAGGAAAGCCTGCACAGCCATGATGCCGTCAGCGTGCTGACGCAAGGCGAGCTGTTCAAGGCGATGAGCCTGGACCCGAAACTGTTCGCGACCCTGATCCACCACGGCTGA
- a CDS encoding inner membrane-spanning protein YciB — MAAKKINPTLKMVLELGPIVLFFIGYLKLKDEVFLIGGSEYKGFIVITAAFIPLMVASTLALWKLTGHLSRMQFATLILVVLFGGMSVWFNDDRFIKMKPTMLYLLFGGLLGIGLMRGQSWLKVVMEELMPLKQEGWMILTRRLCAFFFGLAVANELIWRTQSTETWVYFKTFGLPVAMFAFFMLQGQLFQKYSDEEEAGPAE, encoded by the coding sequence ATGGCCGCGAAAAAGATCAACCCGACCCTGAAGATGGTGCTGGAGCTTGGACCCATCGTCCTGTTCTTCATCGGCTATCTGAAGCTGAAGGATGAGGTGTTTCTGATCGGCGGCAGCGAATACAAGGGCTTCATCGTCATCACCGCGGCCTTCATCCCGCTGATGGTGGCGTCCACGCTCGCCCTGTGGAAGCTGACCGGCCATCTGTCGCGGATGCAGTTCGCGACGCTCATCCTGGTGGTGCTGTTCGGCGGCATGTCGGTCTGGTTCAACGATGACCGCTTCATCAAGATGAAGCCGACGATGCTGTATCTGCTGTTCGGCGGCTTGCTTGGGATCGGCCTGATGCGCGGGCAAAGCTGGCTGAAGGTGGTGATGGAGGAGCTGATGCCGCTGAAGCAGGAGGGCTGGATGATCCTCACGCGGCGGCTGTGCGCGTTTTTCTTTGGCCTCGCGGTGGCCAATGAGCTGATCTGGCGCACCCAGAGCACCGAGACCTGGGTTTATTTCAAGACCTTCGGCCTGCCGGTGGCGATGTTTGCCTTCTTCATGCTGCAGGGGCAGCTGTTCCAGAAATACAGCGACGAGGAAGAGGCCGGCCCGGCGGAGTAA
- a CDS encoding TrkH family potassium uptake protein — translation MLDLRPVGYVIGLLVVILGAMMVFPLLVDLLDGRGEWHVFLESAVFTILVGGLLALSCANGVKEGLSIRQTFLLTTTVWLALPLFGAVPLMLGATELRFVDAFFEAMSGLTTTGSTVISGLDDLPRGLLLWRGILQWLGGIGIIVVAMVFLPELRVGGMQIFKSESFDTFGKILPRAQAIAKQISLIYVSLTLVCMLVYMVMGMGPFDALVHSMTTIATGGFANYDASFGAFAGPVEYAASVFMILAALPFVRYVQLINGHGTPMLLDSQIRGFMMTLGLLVAIAAGVLYYSRPHGGEEALRSALFNITSIMSGTGYASADYMQWGSFLVMIFFFTGLIGGCAGSTACSVKIFRYQLLFASIRNQIQRIRSPHGVFITRYEGRPVDAEVLSSVISFFMFFVVTLGVVAWALALTGLDFVTAVSGAATAVANIGPGLGETIGPAGNFSTLNDPAKWILSAAMLIGRLELMAVYAILTVRFWRG, via the coding sequence ATGTTGGATCTCCGCCCGGTTGGGTATGTCATCGGCCTGCTGGTCGTCATCTTGGGAGCCATGATGGTGTTCCCGCTGCTGGTCGACCTGCTGGACGGCCGCGGCGAATGGCATGTGTTTCTGGAAAGCGCGGTGTTCACCATCCTGGTGGGCGGCCTGCTGGCGCTGAGCTGCGCCAACGGGGTGAAGGAGGGGCTGAGCATCCGCCAGACCTTCCTTCTGACCACGACGGTCTGGCTGGCGCTGCCGCTGTTCGGGGCGGTGCCGCTGATGCTGGGCGCCACCGAACTGCGGTTCGTCGATGCGTTCTTCGAGGCGATGTCGGGGCTGACCACCACCGGCTCGACGGTGATTTCGGGACTTGATGATCTGCCGCGCGGGCTGCTTTTGTGGCGCGGCATCCTGCAGTGGCTTGGCGGTATCGGCATCATTGTGGTTGCGATGGTGTTCCTGCCCGAGCTGCGGGTCGGGGGGATGCAGATCTTCAAATCCGAAAGCTTTGACACCTTTGGCAAAATCCTGCCGCGCGCGCAGGCGATCGCCAAGCAGATCTCGCTGATATACGTGTCGCTGACGCTGGTCTGCATGCTGGTCTACATGGTGATGGGCATGGGGCCGTTTGATGCGCTGGTGCATTCGATGACCACCATCGCCACCGGCGGCTTTGCCAATTACGATGCGTCCTTCGGCGCCTTTGCCGGGCCGGTGGAATATGCCGCGTCCGTCTTCATGATCCTCGCGGCGCTGCCGTTCGTGCGCTATGTGCAGCTGATCAACGGCCATGGCACCCCGATGCTGCTCGACAGCCAGATCCGCGGCTTCATGATGACGCTGGGGCTGCTGGTCGCGATTGCTGCGGGGGTGCTGTATTACTCGCGCCCGCACGGCGGCGAGGAAGCGCTGCGCTCGGCCCTGTTCAACATCACCTCGATCATGTCCGGCACCGGCTATGCCAGTGCCGATTACATGCAATGGGGCAGCTTCCTGGTGATGATCTTCTTTTTCACCGGGCTGATTGGCGGCTGCGCGGGGTCCACCGCCTGTTCGGTCAAGATCTTCCGCTATCAGCTGCTGTTTGCCTCGATCCGCAACCAGATCCAGCGCATCCGCTCGCCGCACGGGGTGTTCATCACCCGCTATGAGGGGCGCCCGGTGGACGCCGAGGTGCTGAGCTCGGTGATCTCCTTCTTCATGTTTTTCGTGGTCACATTGGGCGTGGTGGCCTGGGCGCTGGCGCTGACGGGGCTGGACTTCGTGACCGCGGTGTCGGGCGCGGCCACGGCGGTGGCCAACATCGGACCCGGCCTGGGAGAGACCATCGGGCCTGCCGGGAACTTCTCAACCCTCAACGATCCGGCGAAGTGGATCCTGAGCGCGGCAATGCTGATCGGGCGGCTGGAGCTGATGGCGGTCTATGCCATTCTGACGGTGCGGTTCTGGCGCGGCTGA
- a CDS encoding glutathione S-transferase N-terminal domain-containing protein gives MQTPIRLFYWPTPNGWKISIALEEMGLPYDVTLTDIGKGDQFAPEFLKISPNNRMPAITDPDGPDGAPVSLFESGAILQYLARKTGQFYGSGERARLKVDQWLMWQMGGVGPMAGQAHHFLKYAPEDIPYAKDRYRSEVARLYGVLDRQLAETEYVAGADCTIADIAIWPWASLWEGQQQTLEDKPHLARWLELMWSRPGVVAGRALHADLRADRSDSKAQQVIFGQGC, from the coding sequence ATGCAGACCCCCATCCGGCTCTTCTACTGGCCGACACCAAATGGCTGGAAAATCTCCATCGCGCTGGAGGAGATGGGCCTGCCCTACGACGTGACCCTGACCGACATCGGCAAGGGAGACCAGTTCGCGCCGGAGTTCCTGAAGATCTCCCCCAACAACCGGATGCCTGCGATCACCGACCCGGACGGGCCGGACGGCGCGCCGGTCTCGCTGTTCGAAAGCGGCGCCATCCTCCAGTACCTCGCCCGCAAGACCGGGCAGTTCTACGGCAGCGGCGAACGCGCAAGGCTCAAGGTGGATCAATGGCTGATGTGGCAGATGGGCGGCGTCGGCCCGATGGCGGGCCAGGCGCATCACTTCCTGAAGTACGCGCCCGAAGATATCCCCTACGCCAAGGACCGCTACCGCAGCGAGGTTGCCCGCCTCTATGGCGTGCTGGACCGGCAGCTGGCGGAGACTGAGTATGTGGCCGGCGCTGACTGCACGATTGCCGACATCGCCATCTGGCCCTGGGCGTCGCTCTGGGAGGGCCAGCAGCAAACCCTGGAAGACAAGCCGCATCTGGCGCGCTGGCTGGAATTGATGTGGTCGCGTCCGGGCGTTGTGGCGGGCCGGGCGCTGCACGCGGATCTGCGCGCCGACCGCTCGGACAGCAAGGCGCAGCAGGTGATTTTCGGTCAGGGCTGCTAA
- the metZ gene encoding O-succinylhomoserine sulfhydrylase, translating to MSDTWNSRTKLVHAGTRRSQYNEVSEAIFLTQGFVYETAEQAEARFIETGPDEFIYARYGNPTVDMFEKRIAALEGAEDAFATASGMAAVNGALTSLVKAGDHIVSAKALFGSCNYILADVLGRFGVEVTFVDGTDLDAWKAAVRPDTRAVFFESMSNPTLEVIDIKAVAEIAHSVGAAVVVDNVFSTPVFSNAVQQGADVVIYSATKHIDGQGRALGGVVLGTRDYIRGTLEPYMKHTGGSLSPFNAWVMLKGLETLSLRVNAQAETALKIAGALDGHPALERTIYPGLKSHAQNALVQTQLGGKGGTVLSLDLKGGKAAAFKFLNALTIPVISNNLGDAKSIATHPATTTHQRLSDALKAELGITPGLVRFSVGLEDADDLIADIEAALEAAQA from the coding sequence ATGAGCGACACCTGGAACAGCCGCACCAAGCTGGTGCATGCAGGCACCCGCCGCAGCCAGTACAACGAGGTGAGCGAAGCGATTTTCCTGACCCAGGGCTTTGTCTACGAGACAGCCGAGCAGGCCGAGGCGCGGTTCATCGAGACCGGCCCGGATGAGTTCATCTATGCCCGCTACGGCAACCCGACCGTCGACATGTTCGAAAAGCGCATCGCGGCGCTGGAAGGGGCCGAGGATGCCTTTGCCACCGCCTCCGGCATGGCGGCCGTGAACGGCGCGCTGACCTCGCTGGTGAAGGCAGGGGACCACATCGTGTCCGCAAAGGCGCTGTTCGGCTCCTGCAACTATATCCTGGCGGATGTGCTGGGCCGCTTCGGGGTGGAGGTGACCTTTGTCGACGGCACCGATCTGGACGCCTGGAAGGCCGCGGTGCGCCCGGACACCCGGGCGGTGTTCTTCGAGAGCATGTCGAACCCGACGCTGGAAGTGATCGACATCAAGGCGGTGGCTGAGATTGCCCATTCGGTTGGCGCCGCTGTGGTGGTGGACAACGTGTTTTCGACCCCGGTGTTCTCCAACGCGGTCCAGCAGGGCGCCGATGTGGTGATCTATTCCGCGACCAAGCATATCGACGGCCAGGGCCGGGCGCTGGGCGGGGTGGTGCTGGGCACCAGGGATTACATCCGCGGCACGCTGGAACCCTATATGAAGCACACCGGCGGCTCCCTGAGCCCGTTCAATGCCTGGGTGATGCTGAAAGGGCTGGAGACCCTGTCGCTGCGGGTCAATGCGCAGGCGGAGACCGCGCTGAAGATTGCCGGGGCGCTGGACGGCCATCCGGCGCTGGAGCGCACCATCTATCCGGGCCTGAAGTCCCATGCGCAGAACGCGCTGGTCCAGACCCAGCTGGGCGGCAAGGGCGGCACCGTCTTGTCGCTGGACCTGAAGGGCGGCAAGGCGGCGGCCTTCAAGTTCCTGAACGCGCTGACCATCCCGGTGATCTCCAACAACCTGGGCGATGCCAAGTCGATCGCCACCCACCCGGCGACCACCACCCACCAGCGGCTGAGCGACGCACTGAAGGCGGAGCTGGGCATCACGCCCGGCCTGGTGCGCTTCTCGGTCGGGCTGGAGGATGCGGACGACCTGATCGCTGATATCGAGGCCGCGCTGGAGGCCGCGCAGGCCTGA
- the ftsY gene encoding signal recognition particle-docking protein FtsY: protein MAFFSKLKERLFKSSSKLEQGLDAIVEEGAESAADEVAEALAAAPAVTPEQPAPAPVPQPDPAAAPQPAPEAEPAPQPEAAPKPAPEPAPAPAAEPEKKSPGLLGRLMGRGTAAAEPRRALDDDMLEQLEELLIAADMGVDTALRVTANLAEGRMGKKVSSREIKELLAQEVARIMEPVAKPLPIYAKRPQVVLVVGVNGSGKTTTIGKLASQFKGAGKKVVIAAGDTFRAAAVEQLQVWGDRAGVPVLTAPEGSDPASLAFDAMTKAQEDGADLLMIDTAGRLQNRADLMEELAKIVRVIRKKDETAPHNTLLVLDATTGQNALSQVGTFQQLADVSGLVMTKLDGTAKGGVLVALADKFGLPIHAIGVGEQIDDLAPFDPEEFAAALTGLEKT, encoded by the coding sequence ATGGCGTTTTTCTCAAAGCTCAAGGAGCGGCTGTTCAAATCCTCCTCCAAGCTCGAGCAGGGGCTCGATGCGATTGTCGAGGAGGGCGCGGAAAGCGCTGCGGATGAGGTGGCGGAGGCCCTGGCAGCGGCCCCGGCGGTGACGCCGGAGCAGCCTGCGCCTGCGCCGGTTCCGCAGCCGGACCCGGCCGCCGCGCCGCAGCCTGCGCCCGAAGCTGAGCCTGCGCCGCAGCCGGAGGCCGCGCCCAAGCCCGCACCGGAGCCCGCGCCGGCCCCCGCAGCGGAGCCTGAGAAAAAATCGCCGGGCCTTTTGGGCCGTCTGATGGGCCGCGGCACCGCCGCCGCCGAGCCGCGCCGGGCGCTGGATGACGACATGCTGGAGCAGCTGGAAGAGCTGCTGATCGCCGCCGACATGGGGGTGGACACCGCGCTGCGGGTGACCGCCAACCTGGCCGAGGGGCGGATGGGCAAAAAGGTCTCCAGCCGCGAGATCAAGGAACTGCTGGCGCAGGAAGTTGCGCGCATCATGGAACCGGTGGCAAAGCCGCTGCCGATCTATGCAAAGCGGCCGCAGGTGGTGCTGGTCGTGGGCGTGAACGGCTCCGGCAAGACCACAACCATCGGCAAGCTGGCCAGCCAGTTCAAAGGCGCCGGCAAGAAGGTGGTGATTGCCGCGGGCGACACCTTCCGCGCCGCTGCTGTCGAACAGCTCCAGGTCTGGGGCGACCGGGCCGGCGTGCCGGTGCTGACCGCTCCCGAAGGCTCCGATCCGGCCTCCTTGGCGTTTGACGCCATGACCAAGGCACAGGAGGACGGTGCAGACCTTTTGATGATCGACACCGCGGGCCGGCTGCAGAACCGCGCCGACCTGATGGAGGAGCTGGCCAAGATCGTGCGCGTGATCCGCAAGAAGGACGAGACCGCGCCGCACAACACGCTGCTGGTGCTGGACGCTACCACCGGCCAGAACGCGCTGAGCCAGGTCGGCACCTTCCAGCAGCTGGCGGATGTCTCCGGCCTGGTGATGACCAAGCTGGACGGCACCGCCAAGGGCGGGGTGCTGGTGGCGCTGGCGGACAAGTTCGGCCTGCCGATCCACGCCATCGGGGTGGGCGAGCAGATTGACGATCTCGCCCCTTTTGATCCGGAAGAGTTCGCGGCAGCGCTCACAGGCCTGGAAAAGACCTGA
- a CDS encoding DMT family transporter has translation MSDWLISLEGTEAGHQAALFLAIWAAFLHAVFGALQKGRHDPWLSRGAIDFSYCVMAAPFALFVVPWPEPHMWLIFAVAWGIHVFYKLFQALAYTKGSYTVVYPVVRGTGPLFTVIGSFFLFGEVFTLVQWLGVAVLLAGIFGLAAYNYRYLTVNRDTLGIALGLAVVTGLFVAAYTTYDAYGIRATADPFTFLAWFFMIDGLVFPVIAFSRWRSMAEPPAPGPLMVRGVFGGLVAFASFGAIMLATRLDKVGEAAVLRETSTVFAALIGWLVLKETVGPRRIALMALIALGAVIVEMGG, from the coding sequence TTGAGCGATTGGCTGATCTCCCTGGAGGGCACCGAGGCCGGGCACCAGGCCGCGCTGTTTCTGGCGATCTGGGCAGCCTTCCTGCACGCGGTGTTCGGCGCGCTGCAGAAGGGGCGCCATGATCCCTGGCTGTCGCGCGGGGCGATCGACTTTTCCTATTGCGTGATGGCGGCGCCGTTTGCGCTGTTCGTGGTGCCCTGGCCGGAGCCGCATATGTGGCTGATCTTTGCGGTCGCCTGGGGCATCCACGTCTTTTACAAGCTGTTCCAGGCGCTGGCCTATACCAAGGGCAGCTATACCGTTGTCTACCCGGTGGTGCGCGGCACCGGGCCGCTGTTCACGGTGATCGGCTCCTTCTTCCTGTTCGGCGAGGTGTTCACCCTCGTGCAATGGCTGGGGGTGGCGGTGCTCTTGGCGGGGATCTTTGGCCTCGCGGCCTATAACTACCGCTATCTGACGGTGAACCGCGACACGCTGGGGATTGCGCTGGGGCTGGCGGTGGTGACCGGGTTGTTTGTGGCCGCCTACACCACATATGACGCCTACGGCATCCGGGCGACCGCCGATCCGTTCACCTTCCTTGCGTGGTTCTTCATGATCGACGGGCTGGTGTTCCCGGTGATTGCCTTCAGCCGCTGGCGCAGCATGGCGGAACCGCCCGCGCCGGGGCCGCTGATGGTCCGGGGGGTCTTTGGCGGTCTGGTGGCGTTCGCCTCCTTTGGCGCCATCATGCTGGCGACGCGGCTCGACAAGGTGGGGGAGGCGGCGGTGCTGCGCGAGACCTCCACCGTTTTTGCCGCCCTCATTGGCTGGCTGGTGCTGAAGGAAACCGTCGGCCCGCGGCGGATAGCCTTGATGGCTTTGATCGCCCTGGGCGCCGTGATAGTGGAAATGGGCGGCTGA
- the ptsP gene encoding phosphoenolpyruvate--protein phosphotransferase has protein sequence MADSTESESRKLLGRLREAMASDDAGQARLDKITHLIADSMGTEVCSVYLFRDDETLELCATQGLNIESVHQTRMRIGEGLVGRVARFGKVVNTPDAPNAKGFRYMPETGEERYSSFLGVPVQRLGEMLGVLVVQSKEAREFSSDAVYALEVVAMVIAEMTELGAFVGEGAALSPLHQQAVLIHGTSAQEGAAEGNVWLHEPRVIVTNPIADDPQRELERLHDAVEELRVGVDKMLEVSRNGDKEQLQVLEAYRMFANSKGWMRRMEEDIARGLSAEAAVEKEQSQARARMSQVQDAYLRERLSDLDDLSNRLLRILTGQGADTGAELPENPILIARNIGPGDLLEYGRGLRGIVLEEGSVGSHAAIVARALAIPLVVNAKRITTEALNGDHIMVDGDQGVVHLRPEETVVGAFRDKIAMHTQAQERYASIRNKPAVTTDGQRISMMMNAGLMADLPSLDGSGAEGVGLFRTELQFLVRNQMPKRSELKALYKRVLDAAHGKPVVFRTLDIGSDKVLPYMKPTDEPNPALGWRAIRVGLDKPGVMRMQLQALLRAAEGRPLLVMFPFVAQFEEYRAAKAEVEKTIERERILGHVLPSDLKVGAMLETPSLAYAPQKFFDEVAFISIGGNDLKQFFFAADRENERVRRRYDTLNVSFLSFIERIVERCAISGTPLSFCGEDAGRPVEAVCLAAMGIRTLSMRPASIGPVKSLLLRVDLGELRKIIADARHRGDQAVRPAVMEYLRGL, from the coding sequence ATGGCCGATAGTACGGAATCCGAAAGCAGGAAGCTTCTGGGCCGCTTGCGCGAGGCGATGGCGAGTGATGATGCCGGTCAGGCGCGGCTCGACAAGATCACCCATCTGATCGCCGACAGCATGGGGACCGAGGTGTGCTCGGTCTATCTGTTCCGCGATGATGAGACGCTGGAGCTGTGCGCGACTCAGGGTTTGAACATCGAATCGGTGCACCAGACCCGGATGCGCATCGGCGAGGGCCTGGTGGGCCGGGTGGCGCGGTTCGGCAAGGTGGTGAACACGCCAGACGCGCCAAATGCCAAAGGCTTCCGTTATATGCCGGAAACCGGGGAGGAGCGGTATTCTTCCTTCCTGGGCGTGCCGGTTCAGCGGCTGGGCGAGATGCTGGGCGTGCTGGTGGTGCAGTCCAAGGAAGCGCGCGAATTTTCCTCGGATGCGGTTTACGCGCTGGAAGTGGTGGCGATGGTGATCGCCGAGATGACCGAGCTGGGCGCCTTTGTCGGCGAGGGCGCGGCGCTGTCGCCGCTGCACCAGCAGGCGGTGCTGATCCACGGCACCTCCGCCCAGGAGGGCGCGGCGGAAGGCAATGTCTGGCTGCACGAGCCGCGGGTGATTGTCACCAATCCGATTGCCGATGATCCGCAGCGCGAGCTGGAACGGCTGCATGATGCGGTGGAGGAGCTGCGGGTCGGTGTCGACAAGATGCTGGAGGTGTCGCGCAACGGCGACAAGGAGCAGCTGCAGGTTCTGGAAGCCTATAGGATGTTCGCCAATTCCAAGGGCTGGATGCGGCGGATGGAAGAGGACATCGCCCGCGGCCTAAGCGCCGAGGCGGCGGTGGAGAAGGAGCAGTCCCAGGCCCGCGCCCGGATGAGCCAGGTGCAGGACGCCTATTTGCGCGAACGGCTCAGCGATCTGGACGACCTGTCGAACCGGCTGCTGCGGATCCTGACCGGCCAGGGCGCCGATACGGGCGCGGAGCTGCCGGAGAACCCGATTCTGATTGCCCGCAACATCGGCCCGGGCGACCTGCTGGAATACGGCCGCGGACTGCGTGGGATCGTGCTGGAGGAGGGCTCCGTCGGCTCTCACGCGGCCATTGTCGCGCGGGCGCTGGCAATTCCGCTGGTGGTGAATGCCAAGCGCATCACCACCGAGGCGCTGAATGGCGACCATATCATGGTGGATGGCGATCAGGGCGTGGTGCATCTGCGTCCCGAAGAGACCGTCGTCGGCGCCTTCCGCGACAAGATCGCGATGCATACCCAGGCGCAGGAGCGTTATGCCTCGATCCGCAACAAGCCCGCGGTGACCACCGACGGGCAGCGCATCAGCATGATGATGAATGCGGGCCTGATGGCGGATCTGCCGTCGCTGGACGGCTCCGGCGCCGAGGGGGTGGGGCTGTTCCGCACCGAGCTGCAGTTCCTGGTGCGCAACCAGATGCCCAAGCGGTCGGAGCTGAAGGCCTTGTACAAGCGGGTGCTGGATGCGGCCCACGGCAAGCCGGTGGTGTTCCGCACGCTGGATATCGGGTCGGACAAGGTGCTGCCCTATATGAAGCCCACGGATGAGCCGAATCCGGCGCTGGGCTGGCGGGCGATCCGGGTGGGGCTGGACAAGCCCGGGGTGATGCGGATGCAGCTGCAGGCGCTGCTGCGCGCCGCCGAAGGGCGGCCGCTGCTGGTCATGTTCCCTTTTGTCGCGCAGTTCGAAGAATACCGCGCCGCCAAGGCCGAGGTCGAAAAGACCATCGAGCGCGAGCGTATTCTGGGCCATGTTCTGCCTTCCGATCTGAAGGTGGGCGCGATGCTGGAGACGCCGTCGCTGGCCTATGCACCGCAGAAGTTCTTTGACGAGGTGGCGTTTATCTCGATCGGCGGCAACGACCTGAAACAGTTCTTCTTTGCGGCGGACCGGGAGAACGAGCGGGTGCGCCGCCGCTATGACACGCTGAACGTCAGCTTCCTGAGCTTTATCGAACGGATTGTCGAACGCTGCGCGATCTCCGGCACGCCCCTCAGCTTCTGCGGAGAGGATGCGGGGCGCCCGGTTGAGGCGGTGTGCCTGGCCGCGATGGGCATCCGCACGCTGTCGATGCGGCCGGCCTCGATCGGGCCGGTGAAATCGCTGCTGCTGCGGGTGGATCTGGGCGAGCTGCGCAAGATCATCGCTGACGCCCGCCACCGCGGCGACCAGGCGGTGCGCCCGGCGGTGATGGAGTACCTGCGGGGGCTGTGA
- a CDS encoding aspartate kinase has protein sequence MPVLVMKFGGTSVANLDRIRRAAKRVGVEVAKGYDVIVIVSAMSGKTNELVGWVDETSPLYDAREYDAVVSSGENVTAGLMALTLQEMDVPARSWQGWQVPLKTNSAHSQARIEEIPPENIRAKFAEGMKVAVVAGFQGISPEGRITTLGRGGSDTTAVAFAAAFEAERCDIYTDVDGVYTTDPRICDKARKLDKIAFEEMLELASLGAKVLQTRSVELAMRYKVKLRVLSSFEEQSDEAGTLVCDEEEIMESNVVAGVAYSRDEAKLTVQSVADRPGIAATIFTTLSDAGVNVDMIVQDISEEGRTDMTFSCPTDQVARAEKALLAIKEKGELNYAELLADRNVAKVSVVGIGMRSQSGVAAKMFKVLSDEGINIKVITTSEIKISVLIDRKYMELAVQALHDAFELEKAG, from the coding sequence ATGCCCGTACTTGTGATGAAATTCGGCGGCACTTCTGTCGCCAACCTGGACCGCATCCGCCGCGCCGCCAAACGCGTCGGCGTTGAAGTGGCCAAGGGCTATGACGTGATCGTCATCGTCTCTGCCATGTCCGGCAAGACCAACGAGCTGGTGGGCTGGGTTGACGAGACCTCGCCGCTGTATGACGCGCGCGAATATGACGCCGTGGTGTCCTCTGGCGAGAACGTGACCGCGGGCCTGATGGCGCTGACGCTGCAGGAGATGGATGTTCCGGCGCGCAGCTGGCAGGGCTGGCAGGTGCCGCTCAAGACCAACTCGGCGCACAGCCAGGCCCGGATCGAGGAGATCCCGCCGGAAAACATCCGCGCCAAGTTTGCCGAGGGCATGAAAGTGGCGGTTGTGGCCGGGTTCCAAGGCATCAGCCCCGAGGGGCGGATCACCACCCTGGGCCGGGGCGGTTCCGACACCACGGCAGTGGCGTTTGCCGCCGCTTTCGAGGCGGAGCGCTGCGATATCTACACCGACGTGGACGGTGTCTATACCACCGACCCGCGGATTTGCGACAAGGCGCGCAAACTGGACAAAATCGCCTTTGAAGAGATGCTGGAGCTGGCCTCGCTGGGGGCCAAGGTGCTGCAAACCCGCTCGGTCGAACTGGCAATGCGCTATAAGGTGAAGCTGCGCGTTCTGTCGAGCTTTGAGGAACAGTCCGACGAGGCCGGAACCCTGGTCTGCGACGAGGAGGAAATCATGGAATCCAATGTTGTGGCCGGTGTGGCCTATTCCCGTGACGAAGCCAAGCTGACCGTGCAGTCGGTGGCCGACCGCCCCGGCATCGCGGCCACCATCTTTACCACGCTGAGCGACGCGGGCGTGAATGTGGACATGATCGTGCAGGATATCTCCGAAGAGGGCCGCACCGACATGACCTTCTCCTGCCCGACCGACCAGGTTGCCCGCGCCGAGAAGGCGCTGCTGGCGATCAAGGAAAAGGGTGAGCTGAACTATGCGGAGCTGCTGGCCGACCGGAATGTGGCCAAGGTTTCGGTGGTCGGCATCGGTATGCGTTCGCAGTCCGGCGTGGCGGCGAAGATGTTCAAGGTGCTGTCGGACGAGGGCATCAACATCAAGGTGATCACCACCTCGGAAATCAAGATTTCGGTGCTGATCGACCGTAAGTACATGGAGCTGGCCGTGCAGGCGCTGCATGACGCATTTGAGCTGGAGAAAGCCGGCTAA